The window AACATCGGCACCAAAACGGAAGACTGATTCAGAAATAATAAATTTATTCGCGTCATTTTGAATAAAATGCACCATACCTAGGCGGCGTAAACGGTTCAGAGATGTTCTCAACTTTTCTTGCAGTTTTTGTTTATCTAAGTCCGAACCTGTTGAGCGTTGGTTAACAAACTTCAGCAACTTACTCTCGTCCGCTAAAGACAATAGTTCTTCAAACAGCTCTTGCGCCGTAAAAATACCTTGGTTAGTTAATCGTTCTGGACTCAAGTAGAGGTAACAAAGAATTTTACCTACCATCATGTCCAGTTCAGATAGCACTGAGCGAGGAATCAAGGTCGTTGAGCGAGGACGTAAATAAAAAAAGCCTTCTGGAGCTCGAATCAATTCTACATTATAGCGTGCATAAAATTGTTCCAGTGCTTCTTGAAAATCCATCAAAAAGGCATGGTTATCAAGATCATCAATACTAATATGACGTCCTGAACGCAACTGGCTATCTAGCTCTGGAAAAATGGGATTAGCCAATGCTTGTGCCATTTTAATTGGCATAAATTGTTCAATATTTGTCGATGACATGTGCCTGCACCTTGGCTCCGTGATCATTAATTGCCTGCCACTCTGACGGAAGCCCCGCCAAATCAGCTTCTGCAATACCTAATTTTACAGCCTGATCAATAATAATTCGTGCAACGTCAAAATGACGTTTCTGAGGATACTGCTTTAAGTACGCTTGTACTACCCGAGCAACATCCAGTGGCTGTTGTTCTCGTTTATAGAATGCCAACTCAGTTTCCATCAATTCTGCAAGTCGATCATTCACTTCACTGAATTCTTCAAATTCAAGCTCTGGAGGCAGCTCTCCCATGACTTCTTCGTCATTTAATGTCAGCTCTTCATCACGCATGTCAAATAAGCGATCAGCGTTGGCATAAGTCAATGCCCATGGACTATCTAAGTATTGTTGAACCGACTGACGTAAACGTTGGGAGAAAATACGGTTTTTATCCATATCAATTGCCGTACGGATAAATTTA of the Providencia stuartii genome contains:
- the mukE gene encoding chromosome partition protein MukE, which translates into the protein MSSTNIEQFMPIKMAQALANPIFPELDSQLRSGRHISIDDLDNHAFLMDFQEALEQFYARYNVELIRAPEGFFYLRPRSTTLIPRSVLSELDMMVGKILCYLYLSPERLTNQGIFTAQELFEELLSLADESKLLKFVNQRSTGSDLDKQKLQEKLRTSLNRLRRLGMVHFIQNDANKFIISESVFRFGADVRSGDNVQEAQLRMIRDGEAISLEGGLSLQDSEDDESDENQDAPESDEDEQV